From Diospyros lotus cultivar Yz01 chromosome 4, ASM1463336v1, whole genome shotgun sequence, a single genomic window includes:
- the LOC127800054 gene encoding purine permease 3-like, translated as MGMDQGLSRKMRRVFLVLNVILLAIGTCGGPLILRLYFLHGGARIWLSSWLQTGGWPINFIPLLAAYLQRRRMQGLAATTVLIKPPIFWAAAVIGVLTGFDDYLYAYGLAKLPVSTSSLIIASQLGFTALFAFLLVKQKFTSYTVNAIVLLTIGAGVLALHTSGDRPKGESNKDYSMGFTMTLAASALYGLILPMVELTYKKAKQAVTYTLVLEIQVVMCFFATVVCTVGMAINNDFRAIAREGRGFELGETKYYVVLFFSGIIFQCFFLGTLGVIFSCSSLLSAIVIAVLLPVTEVLAVIFYKEKFQAEKGVSLVLSLWGFVSYFFGEIKHDKQKNTETQPLETEMPQSTLANIP; from the exons ATGGGGATGGATCAAGGCCTCAGCAGGAAGATGAGAAGAGTTTTCCTCGTACTCAACGTCATCCTCCTCGCCATAGGAACCTGCGGCGGCCCTCTCATCTTGCGCCTCTACTTCCTCCACGGCGGCGCTCGAATCTGGCTCTCCAGCTGGCTTCAAACCGGCGGCTGGCCCATCAATTTCATCCCCCTTCTTGCCGCCTACCTCCAACGCCGCCGCATGCAAGGCTTGGCCGCCACCACCGTCCTCATCAAGCCCCCCATCTTCTGGGCGGCCGCCGTCATCGGCGTCCTCACCGGCTTCGACGACTACCTCTACGCCTACGGTCTGGCGAAGCTCCCGGTGTCCACTTCGTCGCTGATCATCGCCTCCCAGCTGGGCTTCACGGCGCTCTTCGCCTTCCTCCTGGTGAAGCAGAAGTTCACGTCGTACACCGTGAACGCCATCGTGTTGCTGACCATCGGCGCCGGAGTTTTGGCTCTGCACACGAGCGGCGATAGGCCGAAGGGCGAGTCGAACAAGGACTACTCCATGGGATTCACGATGACGTTGGCCGCGTCGGCGTTGTACGGGCTGATTCTGCCGATGGTGGAGCTGACGTACAAGAAGGCGAAGCAGGCCGTGACCTACACGCTGGTGTTGGAAATTCAGGTGGTCATGTGTTTCTTTGCCACTGTTGTTTGTACCGTCGGCATGGCCATTAACAATGACTTCagg GCCATTGCGAGAGAAGGAAGAGGGTTTGAGCTGGGAGAGACCAAGTATTACGTGGTGTTGTTTTTCAGTGGCATAATCTTTCAGTGCTTCTTCCTAGGCACACTAGGAGTCATCTTCTCCTGCTCGTCTCTACTCTCTGCAATCGTCATCGCCGTTCTTCTCCCGGTGACAGAAGTCTTGGCCGTCATATTCTACAAAGAGAAGTTTCAGGCGGAGAAAGGCGTTTCTCTGGTTCTGTCTCTGTGGGGTTTTGTTTCCTACTTCTTTGGCGAGATCAAACATGACAAGCAGAAGAATACTGAAACTCAACCGCTGGAGACTGAGATGCCACAGAGCACTCTAGCCAATATCCCTTGA